CAGTAGTGGATTGTTTTTGCGGCGGCGGCACAAGGTTTGAATAACTCGCGTCAGCTCGGTTTCGCGTCCGATTAGGGGGTCGATTTTCCCAGCCAAAGCTTGTGCGTTGAGGTCCAGCGTGTAATCGGACAGGGCGCTTTTCTGGCTCGGTTCTTGCTCTATTTCAGAATCTGCTGATTTATTGGTACTTGATTGAGCTGTTTTATCGATTCCATGCGCAATATAGTTTGCTACATCCAGCCGAGTGATAGCACGCTGGTTCAGGAAAAACACGGCATGGGAATCTTTTTCACTAAACAGGGCAACTAAGATGTTGGCACCGGAAACTTCTTTTTTGTTAGATGATTGCACGTGCAAAATAGCGCGCTGGATGACTCGCTGGAAGCCGACAGTGGGCTGTGTGTCTACTTCACTGTTACCTGGCGCTACTGGAGTATGAGTATTAATAAAATCGGTCAGTACTGCGCGCAACTCTTCAATATCGGCTCCGCAGGCGCGCAACACATGTACCGCAGAAGAGTTATCCAGCATAGCAAGTAGCAGGTGCTCCACCGTGATAAATTGGAAGCGTTTCTGGCGTGCTTCGACAAACGCTAAGTGTAAGCTGATTTCAAGTTCTTGCGCGATCATAATTTATGTTTCCTCTAATTCGCATCGTAGCGGATGTCCGTGCTGTTTGGCAAATGCCGATACCTGTTCAACTTTCGTTTCTGCGATATCCTTAGTATAGACCCCGCATATTGCCAATCCTTCATGATGTACTTTGAGCATCAATTGAATGGCGCGTTCACGGTTCATCAAAAAAAAAGTTTGTAAAACTTCGATTACAAAATCCATTGTGGTGAACTCGTCGTTAAAGAGCAGCACCTTATACAGTTTGGGTGGTTTGATCTTGCTTTGTTCTGCTTTCAGCAGGGATGTGTTTTCATATTTCGTTGCCATGGTTGT
This genomic interval from Candidatus Nitrotoga sp. AM1P contains the following:
- the clpS gene encoding ATP-dependent Clp protease adapter ClpS; protein product: MATKYENTSLLKAEQSKIKPPKLYKVLLFNDEFTTMDFVIEVLQTFFLMNRERAIQLMLKVHHEGLAICGVYTKDIAETKVEQVSAFAKQHGHPLRCELEET